In Mus musculus strain C57BL/6J chromosome 1, GRCm38.p6 C57BL/6J, a single genomic region encodes these proteins:
- the Rgs5 gene encoding regulator of G-protein signaling 5 isoform 1 (isoform 1 is encoded by transcript variant 1) translates to MCKGLAALPHSCLERAKEIKIKLGILLQKPDSAVDLVIPYNEKPEKPAKAHKPSLEEVLQWRQSLDKLLQNSYGFASFKSFLKSEFSEENLEFWVACENYKKIKSPIKMAEKAKQIYEEFIQTEAPKEVNIDHFTKDITMKNLVEPSPRSFDLAQKRIYALMEKDSLPRFVRSEFYKELIK, encoded by the exons GGCCAAGGAGATCAAGATCAAGTTGGGAATTCTCCTCCAGAAGCCAGACTCTGCTGTTGACCTTGTCATTCCATACAATGAGAAGCCAGAGAAGCCTGCCAAGGCACACAA GCCCTCACTGGAGGAGGTCCTGCAGTGGCGCCAGTCCCTGGACAAGCTTCTCCAGAACAGCT ATGGATTTGCCAGCTTCAAAAGTTTCCTGAAGTCTGAATTCAGTGAGGAAAACCTTGAGTTCTGGGTTGCCTGTGAGAATTACAAGAAGATCAAGTCCCCCATCAAAATGGCGGAGAAGGCAAAGCAAATTTATGAAGAATTCATCCAGACAGAGGCCCCTAAAGAG GTGAACATTGACCACTTCACTAAAGACATCACCATGAAGAACCTGGTGGAACCGTCTCCTCGCAGCTTTGACTTGGCCCAGAAAAGGATCTATGCCCTGATGGAGAAGGATTCTCTGCCCCGCTTTGTGCGCTCTGAATTTTATAAGGAGCTAATCAAGTAG